One Blastocatellia bacterium DNA window includes the following coding sequences:
- the uvrA gene encoding excinuclease ABC subunit UvrA, with the protein MLEKIIVRGARQHNLKNISVEIPRNKLTVITGLSGSGKSSLAFDTIYAEGQRRYVDSLSAYARQFLEQLEKPDVDSIEGLSPAISIEQKTTSRSPRSTVGTVTEIYDYLRLLFSSIGQPACYQCGQQITRQSVEQIIASLLELPEGERVMILAPIVRGRKGEFKKEIEKLLKDGFLRARIDGEMRSLDDDIRLDKRRNHTIEVVVDRLMIKSGIQKRLADSVTLAAKLTDGIVLVSIVDGTEKLYSEKMTCVNCGLSLPTFEPRSFSFNSPYGACRTCNGIGIQMQVNPLRLVVDDSKPLSELDFVPDDEQTNSQLKEALIAIAEKFDITKDKTFADLPEKAKEAFLSGTKDKLTFEYSGYEYSAAWGGAVSLLKRRYEDAKTDKTRTALEGLIFPSPCAACEGKRLRPESLAVRVANFTISDYVEMPISEAVTAFEEIKLTKREEKIAGPILKEIQNRLQFLRRVGLGYLSLDRAATTLSGGEGQRIRLATQIGSQLRGVLYVLDEPSIGLHPRDNQQLLETLFRLRDLGNTVLVVEHDEETIRRADHVVDLGPGAGTHGGTIVASGSPKTLSQENDSLTGKYISGKLKIPVPKQRRLPNGKSLRILGASANNLKKLDVNFPLGLFTVVTGVSGSGKSTLVGDILYRGLARNLYKSLAEPGEHISMEGIDHIDKVIEIDQSPIGRTPRSNPATYTGLFTPIREFYASLPESKERGYKAGRFSFNVKGGRCETCQGDGLKCIEMNFLPDVYVLCDVCQGARYNRETLAVRYKGLSIAEMLDKTVEEALEILSTIPQIKQKLQTLFEVGLGYIKLGQSATTLSGGEAQRIKLAKELSRRATGRTVYILDEPTTGLHFEDVRKLLDVLQRLVELGNTVIIIEHHLDIIKTADWVIDLGPEGGSQGGRIVAEGAPEDIARVRRSFTGQALKTLPEFAHITSGTGSYKKLSGAYTAYNTNNSNSGNSGSNNGNVL; encoded by the coding sequence GTGTTAGAAAAAATAATAGTTCGCGGCGCACGGCAACATAACTTAAAAAATATTAGTGTAGAGATTCCTCGTAATAAATTAACTGTAATCACAGGTTTAAGCGGTTCTGGCAAATCCTCCCTAGCTTTTGACACTATTTATGCTGAAGGTCAACGTCGTTATGTTGATTCACTTTCGGCTTATGCCCGTCAGTTTTTAGAGCAACTAGAAAAGCCTGATGTTGATAGCATAGAGGGTCTTAGCCCAGCTATTTCTATTGAGCAAAAAACTACTAGTCGTAGTCCTCGTTCTACTGTAGGAACTGTAACAGAAATCTATGATTATCTACGCTTGCTATTTTCTTCCATTGGTCAACCTGCTTGTTATCAATGTGGTCAGCAAATTACTCGGCAATCTGTAGAGCAAATAATTGCTAGCTTGCTAGAACTGCCTGAAGGCGAGCGAGTAATGATTTTGGCCCCAATTGTTCGCGGTCGCAAAGGTGAATTTAAGAAAGAAATCGAAAAATTGCTTAAAGACGGATTCTTACGCGCTCGTATTGATGGGGAAATGCGCTCATTAGACGACGATATCCGTTTAGATAAACGCCGCAATCACACTATTGAAGTTGTAGTAGATCGTTTAATGATTAAATCTGGAATACAAAAACGATTAGCTGATTCTGTTACTTTAGCAGCAAAATTAACTGATGGGATTGTGCTTGTTTCTATTGTTGATGGCACAGAAAAACTTTACTCGGAAAAAATGACTTGTGTAAATTGTGGTTTAAGTTTACCCACTTTTGAGCCTCGATCTTTTTCTTTTAATAGCCCCTATGGTGCTTGTCGAACTTGTAACGGAATTGGTATTCAAATGCAAGTTAATCCCTTACGCTTAGTAGTGGATGACTCTAAACCTTTATCAGAACTAGACTTTGTTCCAGATGATGAGCAAACAAATAGCCAACTAAAAGAAGCTTTAATTGCAATAGCAGAAAAATTTGATATTACCAAAGACAAAACTTTTGCTGACCTGCCAGAAAAAGCCAAAGAAGCCTTTCTGTCTGGAACAAAAGACAAATTAACATTTGAATATAGCGGCTATGAATATAGTGCTGCTTGGGGTGGGGCTGTTAGTTTGCTAAAACGTCGCTATGAGGATGCTAAAACGGATAAAACCAGAACAGCCCTAGAAGGACTAATTTTTCCTAGCCCTTGTGCAGCTTGTGAAGGTAAACGCCTTCGTCCAGAATCTTTAGCTGTAAGAGTTGCTAATTTTACAATTTCTGATTATGTAGAAATGCCAATATCAGAAGCAGTAACAGCTTTTGAGGAAATTAAGCTAACTAAACGAGAAGAAAAAATAGCCGGGCCAATACTTAAAGAAATTCAAAACCGACTTCAATTTTTAAGACGTGTTGGACTAGGCTATTTATCTTTAGATCGTGCTGCAACAACGCTTTCAGGTGGCGAAGGTCAACGAATCCGCCTAGCAACTCAAATAGGATCACAACTAAGAGGCGTGCTTTACGTTTTAGATGAGCCTAGTATTGGTCTTCATCCCCGCGACAATCAGCAACTACTTGAAACTTTGTTTCGCTTGCGTGACCTTGGCAATACGGTTTTAGTTGTAGAACACGATGAAGAAACTATTCGCCGTGCAGATCATGTTGTAGACCTTGGCCCAGGTGCTGGTACACATGGCGGAACTATTGTTGCGTCTGGTAGCCCTAAAACTTTATCCCAAGAAAACGACTCTTTAACTGGAAAATATATTTCTGGAAAATTAAAAATCCCTGTACCAAAACAACGTCGTCTGCCTAATGGAAAAAGCTTACGTATTTTAGGAGCATCAGCTAATAACTTAAAAAAATTAGACGTAAATTTCCCTCTAGGGTTATTTACTGTTGTTACTGGGGTTTCTGGTTCTGGTAAATCTACTTTAGTTGGCGATATTCTTTATCGTGGCCTAGCACGTAATTTATATAAAAGTTTGGCTGAACCTGGCGAACATATTTCTATGGAAGGAATTGATCATATTGATAAAGTTATAGAAATTGATCAATCCCCAATTGGGCGAACACCCCGTTCAAATCCTGCAACTTATACAGGTCTTTTTACTCCTATTCGGGAGTTTTACGCTTCACTCCCTGAATCTAAAGAACGAGGCTATAAAGCAGGACGTTTTTCTTTTAATGTCAAGGGCGGACGTTGTGAAACTTGCCAAGGTGATGGATTAAAATGTATTGAAATGAATTTCTTGCCAGATGTCTATGTGCTTTGTGATGTTTGCCAAGGTGCGCGTTATAACCGAGAAACTTTAGCTGTGCGTTATAAAGGGCTTTCCATTGCTGAAATGCTAGACAAAACGGTTGAAGAAGCCTTGGAAATTCTATCTACCATTCCCCAAATTAAGCAAAAATTACAAACACTTTTTGAAGTTGGCTTAGGTTATATTAAGCTAGGTCAATCAGCTACTACACTTTCCGGTGGTGAAGCACAAAGAATTAAGCTAGCTAAAGAATTAAGTCGGCGTGCAACTGGTCGGACAGTTTATATTTTAGACGAACCTACTACAGGGCTACATTTTGAAGATGTACGTAAACTTTTGGATGTATTACAACGATTAGTAGAACTGGGTAACACAGTAATTATAATTGAACACCATTTAGACATAATCAAAACGGCAGATTGGGTTATAGATTTAGGGCCGGAAGGCGGCTCACAAGGTGGAAGAATTGTCGCCGAAGGTGCGCCAGAAGATATTGCCCGCGTCCGACGTTCTTTTACAGGGCAGGCATTAAAAACCTTACCAGAATTTGCCCACATAACTAGCGGAACTGGGAGTTACAAAAAGCTTTCTGGGGCTTATACAGCTTACAATACCAATAATAGTAATAGTGGTAATAGCGGTAGTAATAATGGCAATGTTTTGTAA
- a CDS encoding CoA transferase — MAAPLEGIRVLDLSRLLPGPYCSMLLGDMGAEILKIEEPNYGDPARLVPPRLKEEGALFLTVNRNKKSVTLNLKEPRGVDAFMKLVAKSDVVLEGFRPGVVDRLGIGYKEVSQINPKIVYCSITGYGQSGPMSQRSGHDINYIAIGGVLGLTVDAKGVPIIPSVQIGDLGGGLMAAVSILAALLSREKTGKGQYIDIAMMDAALSMLPVMAANFFAGKEVEVGTHSQLTGHYPFYNVYKTKDGKFLSLGALEPKFWKNFCEAIGRKDFIDRQFAEGKDKERLYTEVRSIFLSRTRDEWLKFLENKDVCCEPVHNMADALSNPQSSHRAMIFELDHPVEGPLKQVGSPFKFSDTPVRMKLPPPKLGEHTEDILVNIAGYTPEELKRLKRDGITKEKKDCLKNCFWCNEIFWKGLRIRVTFKNGLFNYLCCLACCNRPFIRIFNIKCCPSVS, encoded by the coding sequence ATGGCTGCACCACTAGAAGGAATACGTGTATTAGATTTATCTCGGCTCTTGCCAGGCCCTTATTGCAGTATGTTATTAGGCGATATGGGAGCGGAAATCTTAAAAATTGAAGAACCAAATTATGGTGATCCTGCTCGTTTAGTACCTCCACGCTTAAAAGAAGAAGGCGCATTATTTTTAACAGTTAATCGCAATAAAAAAAGCGTGACACTCAACCTAAAAGAGCCTCGCGGCGTAGATGCTTTTATGAAACTGGTTGCTAAATCAGATGTTGTTTTAGAAGGCTTTCGTCCAGGCGTTGTGGATCGTTTAGGCATTGGCTACAAAGAAGTTAGTCAAATAAACCCTAAAATTGTTTATTGTTCAATTACTGGTTATGGGCAAAGTGGGCCAATGTCGCAGCGTTCTGGTCATGACATTAACTATATTGCTATTGGTGGAGTTTTAGGCTTAACTGTTGACGCTAAAGGTGTTCCAATAATTCCATCTGTGCAAATTGGGGACTTAGGCGGGGGGCTTATGGCTGCTGTATCAATACTAGCAGCACTGCTTTCACGAGAAAAAACTGGCAAAGGCCAATATATTGATATTGCTATGATGGATGCAGCACTTTCTATGTTACCCGTTATGGCTGCAAACTTTTTTGCAGGTAAAGAAGTTGAAGTTGGAACACATTCCCAGCTAACAGGACATTATCCTTTTTATAATGTTTATAAAACTAAAGACGGGAAATTCCTTTCCCTAGGTGCGTTAGAGCCAAAATTCTGGAAAAATTTCTGTGAAGCTATTGGACGTAAGGATTTTATTGATAGACAATTTGCTGAAGGTAAAGACAAAGAAAGGCTTTATACAGAAGTACGAAGCATATTTTTAAGTCGTACTCGTGATGAATGGCTAAAGTTTTTAGAAAATAAAGACGTTTGCTGTGAACCTGTTCATAATATGGCAGACGCGCTTTCCAATCCTCAATCATCTCATAGAGCTATGATTTTTGAGCTAGATCATCCTGTTGAAGGGCCACTAAAACAAGTTGGCTCGCCGTTTAAGTTTTCTGATACACCCGTTAGAATGAAGCTTCCTCCTCCAAAATTAGGCGAACATACCGAAGATATTTTAGTTAATATTGCTGGATATACTCCAGAAGAGCTAAAACGCTTAAAACGAGATGGTATTACTAAAGAGAAAAAGGATTGTTTGAAAAATTGCTTTTGGTGTAATGAAATTTTTTGGAAGGGTTTAAGAATAAGGGTCACTTTTAAGAATGGCCTATTTAACTATTTGTGTTGCTTGGCTTGCTGCAATAGACCATTTATCAGAATCTTTAATATAAAGTGTTGTCCATCGGTAAGTTAA
- a CDS encoding sulfite exporter TauE/SafE family protein — protein sequence MDVFSIIYYVIVKKVHSHQHSHENTINNKVDNGKSFFANLSFQPLIVGMVHGLAGSAALTLLVLTEVMRGDKQLLGLIYLLVFGIGSIGGMLLISVFISLPFVFTSTKLENIHIPIKFFASVASIIFGFYYAWEVLTGA from the coding sequence GTGGACGTATTCTCTATTATTTATTACGTAATCGTAAAAAAGGTTCATTCACACCAACATTCCCATGAGAATACAATTAATAATAAAGTAGACAATGGAAAAAGTTTCTTTGCAAATCTTAGTTTTCAGCCCTTAATTGTTGGAATGGTGCATGGTTTAGCAGGTTCAGCCGCTTTAACACTTCTAGTGCTTACAGAAGTAATGCGTGGAGACAAGCAATTATTAGGTTTAATTTACTTATTGGTTTTTGGTATTGGCTCAATTGGTGGAATGCTTTTAATCAGTGTTTTTATTAGCTTACCGTTTGTTTTTACTTCCACAAAGCTTGAAAATATTCATATTCCAATAAAATTTTTTGCTAGTGTTGCAAGTATTATTTTTGGATTTTATTACGCATGGGAAGTCCTCACTGGAGCATAA
- a CDS encoding nuclear transport factor 2 family protein: MVKEVIRRKDKAKLDEIYREDFNHIHASGKTDSKTARIKSLLKGEITIESSPETELTIRTYNTNAALVTGISKIFSKEKKATLTYRWTTLYIKDSDKWSIAASQATQIVK; this comes from the coding sequence ATGGTTAAAGAAGTCATTCGCAGAAAAGATAAAGCAAAGCTAGATGAAATTTATAGAGAAGACTTTAATCATATCCACGCTTCTGGCAAAACAGACAGTAAAACAGCTAGAATCAAGAGCTTACTAAAAGGTGAAATAACCATAGAATCATCTCCAGAAACAGAATTAACCATTCGCACTTATAACACTAATGCTGCTTTGGTGACAGGTATTAGCAAAATCTTCAGTAAAGAAAAAAAAGCTACTTTAACTTACCGATGGACAACACTTTATATTAAAGATTCTGATAAATGGTCTATTGCAGCAAGCCAAGCAACACAAATAGTTAAATAG
- a CDS encoding ankyrin repeat domain-containing protein, whose translation MKKSWANYFILLSFLLLISTNISTSSTYAKEVFQEQNENPEQVEPVQETEEIQAIEEVEQVEEVQQETTEETKTIEETEEEKAQKKQQELDEALVKAVGRANVDKALELIAKGANINSEYYYFPPLIRASALGHKEMVAALISVGADVNLVSEYSNPLSIAIKMGHVEIVQMLINAGAKVDAVYGEEANLIVEPAIMLLSQIEKPSNTFTNTYNSILITLLAAGANPNIKIDQTFHNEETFMTPLMTAVCLGNLEAASLLIACGADVNAKTNKGVTAYICAIKTNQQDMIELLKESGAKFKKTSKKTKYPDIPITEYAGKVAFIPGFGPTISSDDPLKIISECEGKEITDINAKNEYGETILMGFLRYGSHSDEYIKFLVQSGANLNLENNEGENALFMASGSGMYCISSLETLLRAGANVNIQDKDGKTPLMRYISANKGCSCSAHYAYKDFISCSEIIKLLILAGADINIQDKDGKTALMYAYEKDSNYDFFSLTKTLLELGADQTIKDKDDISFLDMLEGKKANKEEDTK comes from the coding sequence ATGAAAAAATCTTGGGCAAATTATTTTATCCTACTTAGTTTTCTGCTTCTAATTTCAACCAACATTAGCACTTCCTCAACTTATGCTAAAGAAGTTTTCCAAGAACAAAATGAAAATCCAGAACAAGTTGAACCTGTTCAAGAAACTGAAGAAATTCAAGCAATTGAAGAAGTTGAGCAAGTAGAAGAAGTTCAACAAGAAACTACAGAAGAAACTAAAACCATAGAAGAAACTGAAGAAGAAAAAGCACAAAAAAAGCAACAAGAACTTGATGAGGCACTTGTTAAAGCTGTAGGTAGAGCAAATGTAGACAAAGCATTAGAACTTATTGCTAAAGGTGCAAACATAAACAGTGAATATTATTATTTTCCACCTCTAATAAGAGCTTCTGCACTTGGTCATAAAGAAATGGTTGCAGCTTTAATCTCAGTTGGTGCAGATGTTAATCTAGTTTCTGAATATTCCAACCCTCTAAGCATAGCTATAAAAATGGGACACGTGGAAATTGTGCAAATGTTGATTAATGCTGGAGCAAAAGTTGATGCTGTCTATGGCGAAGAAGCAAACTTAATAGTAGAACCAGCAATAATGTTACTTTCTCAAATAGAAAAACCTTCTAACACTTTTACCAACACTTACAACAGTATACTAATAACATTACTTGCTGCTGGTGCAAATCCTAATATTAAAATTGATCAAACATTTCATAATGAAGAAACCTTTATGACTCCTTTAATGACTGCTGTTTGTTTAGGTAATTTGGAAGCAGCTAGTTTATTAATAGCCTGTGGTGCAGATGTTAACGCTAAAACAAATAAAGGGGTAACTGCTTATATTTGTGCTATAAAAACTAACCAACAAGATATGATAGAACTTCTTAAAGAATCTGGAGCAAAGTTTAAAAAAACCTCTAAAAAAACAAAGTATCCAGATATTCCAATAACAGAATATGCTGGAAAAGTGGCGTTTATTCCTGGCTTTGGCCCAACTATATCTAGTGATGATCCCCTTAAAATAATCTCAGAATGTGAAGGAAAAGAAATTACTGATATCAATGCTAAAAATGAATATGGCGAAACTATTTTGATGGGATTTCTAAGATATGGCTCTCATAGTGATGAGTATATAAAATTTTTGGTTCAGTCGGGAGCTAATCTAAATTTAGAAAATAACGAAGGCGAAAACGCTTTGTTTATGGCAAGTGGGTCAGGTATGTATTGCATTTCTTCGCTTGAAACCCTCTTAAGAGCAGGTGCAAATGTTAATATACAAGACAAAGATGGTAAAACACCTTTAATGAGGTACATTAGCGCAAATAAAGGTTGTAGCTGTTCTGCTCACTATGCTTATAAGGATTTTATCTCTTGTAGTGAGATTATAAAACTTTTGATTTTGGCTGGTGCAGATATCAATATTCAGGATAAAGATGGAAAAACAGCCCTTATGTATGCTTATGAAAAAGACTCAAACTACGATTTTTTTTCCTTAACCAAAACTTTACTTGAATTGGGTGCAGACCAAACTATTAAAGATAAAGACGACATTTCTTTTTTGGATATGTTAGAAGGAAAAAAAGCCAATAAGGAAGAAGATACTAAATAA
- a CDS encoding rod shape-determining protein, which translates to MKFSFSGLITEDLAIDLGTVHTFVAVRGRGIVINEPSVVAIDRSDGEVAAVGNEALEILGQSPEQVEIFPPMEDGVITDFDLAAKMLALYIRKARGGRSAFSRRVVLGVPSDITSVERYALYQAVQAAGANKIYLIDKGYLAALGAEIFANNERASMIVDIGGGTTEIAAVTRSHLVASRSIRRGGSDMDTAILEHIKRYHNLMIGSRTAERVKMELGCALPISKLNSSALENTKIRGQSIVHSVPGMMTITPNEIHGAIEPILKEIINAIRSFLEDLSPEVAGDIHSQGITLTGGGSLLAKFAERVANEMHLTVKTAKSPRESVVYGATAVFDNPLLLRRLSRQAN; encoded by the coding sequence ATGAAATTTTCTTTTAGCGGGCTGATAACAGAGGATTTAGCTATTGATTTAGGTACAGTTCATACTTTTGTTGCTGTTCGTGGGCGCGGTATTGTAATAAATGAACCTTCTGTTGTAGCAATTGATCGCAGTGATGGTGAAGTTGCTGCTGTTGGTAATGAAGCATTAGAGATTTTAGGGCAGTCTCCAGAGCAGGTAGAAATATTTCCTCCTATGGAAGATGGAGTAATTACAGATTTTGACCTAGCAGCAAAAATGCTTGCTCTTTACATTCGTAAAGCTCGTGGAGGGCGATCTGCCTTTTCTCGTCGTGTAGTTTTAGGTGTTCCTAGTGACATTACTAGTGTTGAGCGTTATGCACTATATCAAGCTGTACAAGCAGCAGGGGCAAATAAAATTTATTTAATTGACAAAGGATATTTAGCTGCTTTAGGAGCAGAAATTTTTGCTAACAATGAACGTGCTAGCATGATAGTTGATATTGGCGGAGGTACAACGGAAATTGCTGCGGTAACACGTTCTCACTTAGTAGCATCTCGCTCCATTCGTCGGGGTGGTTCAGATATGGACACCGCTATATTAGAACATATAAAACGCTACCATAATTTAATGATTGGAAGCCGTACCGCAGAACGGGTAAAAATGGAACTAGGTTGCGCTTTACCTATTTCTAAGCTTAATAGTTCAGCACTAGAAAATACAAAAATTCGCGGACAAAGCATTGTTCATTCTGTTCCTGGAATGATGACAATTACCCCTAATGAAATACATGGGGCAATAGAGCCTATATTAAAAGAAATAATTAATGCAATTAGAAGCTTTTTGGAAGATTTATCACCTGAAGTTGCAGGAGATATTCATAGTCAAGGGATTACTTTAACTGGAGGGGGATCGCTACTTGCTAAATTTGCTGAACGGGTTGCTAATGAAATGCACTTAACAGTAAAAACGGCAAAGAGTCCTCGTGAGTCTGTTGTTTATGGTGCAACGGCTGTTTTCGATAACCCATTGCTACTACGCAGACTTTCCCGGCAAGCAAATTAA
- a CDS encoding LysM peptidoglycan-binding domain-containing protein, which produces MIKGVGSDGIKSTSSSNNSYTIKPGDTMSDIAKRQGVGLNDLIKANPQIKNPNLIYAGQELNMPSASSRGSFDGLRVAKPLALMSVRQKFLDY; this is translated from the coding sequence ATGATTAAAGGTGTTGGTAGTGATGGTATAAAATCTACTTCCAGTTCAAATAATTCTTACACAATTAAGCCAGGAGACACTATGTCTGACATAGCCAAACGTCAAGGTGTCGGACTAAACGACTTAATAAAAGCTAATCCACAGATAAAAAACCCTAATTTAATTTATGCAGGACAAGAATTAAACATGCCTTCTGCAAGCTCTCGTGGAAGTTTTGACGGCTTAAGAGTAGCAAAGCCTCTAGCCCTGATGAGCGTCCGCCAGAAGTTTCTGGACTATTAA
- a CDS encoding P1 family peptidase: MGGYLTDITGIKVGHFTSLLRPTGCTAILVERGAIAGVDVRGGAPGTRETDLLKPTSTIQMVHAITLSGGSAFGLDSATGVMQFLAEKNIGFDVKVAKVPIVPAAVIFDLNLGDSPIYPTASDGYEAAKLAARGPFATGNVGAGAGATVGKVFGFDRATRGGLGTASIKLGNLVVAALVVVNAAGDIIDPETGWRVAGALSDSRDTLMDIMSAIRDGKRPNIFAGQNTTLGVVATNARLTKTDATKLAEMAHAGLARTINPVHTPFDGDTIFALSTSDYSHAVDLLTLGSLAADVVANAVLNAVQTAEPYESIPAARDLIRI; this comes from the coding sequence ATGGGTGGCTATCTTACTGACATTACAGGAATTAAAGTAGGGCATTTTACTAGTCTGCTACGGCCTACAGGTTGCACAGCAATATTAGTAGAAAGAGGTGCTATTGCTGGGGTAGATGTTAGGGGTGGTGCGCCTGGAACAAGGGAAACCGACCTTCTTAAACCAACTAGCACAATTCAAATGGTTCATGCCATTACGCTTAGCGGCGGAAGTGCTTTTGGGCTAGATTCTGCAACAGGAGTAATGCAATTTTTAGCAGAAAAAAATATTGGTTTTGATGTCAAAGTTGCAAAAGTGCCAATTGTACCAGCAGCAGTAATTTTTGATCTTAACTTAGGCGATAGTCCTATTTATCCTACGGCTTCAGATGGTTATGAGGCAGCAAAATTAGCTGCAAGAGGGCCTTTTGCTACTGGCAATGTTGGTGCTGGTGCTGGTGCTACAGTAGGAAAAGTGTTTGGATTTGACCGTGCTACACGTGGTGGATTAGGTACAGCTAGCATTAAATTAGGTAATTTAGTAGTAGCAGCTTTGGTTGTAGTAAATGCAGCAGGTGATATCATTGATCCAGAAACAGGCTGGCGTGTAGCGGGCGCACTTTCTGACAGCCGAGATACTTTAATGGATATTATGTCGGCTATTAGAGATGGAAAACGACCAAATATTTTTGCTGGACAAAATACTACACTTGGTGTAGTTGCTACCAATGCTCGTTTAACTAAAACGGATGCTACAAAACTGGCAGAAATGGCACATGCTGGGCTAGCACGTACAATTAACCCAGTTCATACGCCTTTTGATGGAGACACAATTTTTGCTCTCTCAACAAGTGATTATTCTCATGCTGTAGATTTACTTACTTTGGGATCTTTAGCGGCTGATGTAGTTGCAAATGCTGTACTTAATGCTGTTCAAACGGCTGAACCTTATGAATCAATTCCCGCTGCAAGAGATTTAATAAGAATATAA
- the pabB gene encoding aminodeoxychorismate synthase component I: MAASVAHCRLNLTAEQILAFILKLPDTFYPTILDSCKYQDYGLYSGRFLIAGYNPESCLQITNQQAYLFSRSGENIINGNALDVLDEMLDERRPKELINVDLPLANSGAMGFFSYELNQYFEKLPTMPTSSHYLPDIFLCFYTTLIVYDYLTNEATLIIYGQSPEQCQTRLQAAQKQLERFTSSFAVNFSNLNIELKKLRYHSTFNKTAYLQAVEKIKNYIAEGDIYQANLTQQFQIELENLTAQEIFLRLRKYFPVPFSAYLKTPDWAVVSASPERFLHRQGKNIAAYPIKGTRPRGKDFASDKELAAELQSSEKDIAENIMIVDLLRNDLGRISELGTIDASNVLSLQALPTVFHLVSKVSGQIKENTKFSEILRATFPCGSITGAPKIRAMEILSKIEPLKRGLSMGAIGWVGYDGDLDLSVAIRTLFIQNNCGYFNVGGGIVADSDPLAEYQESLIKAEAMFQAIGLKV; this comes from the coding sequence ATGGCTGCAAGTGTTGCCCATTGTCGGCTAAATTTAACCGCTGAGCAAATTCTAGCTTTTATCCTTAAACTTCCTGATACCTTCTATCCAACTATCTTAGATAGCTGTAAATACCAAGATTATGGGCTTTACTCAGGCCGTTTTCTAATTGCTGGCTATAATCCTGAAAGTTGTTTGCAAATTACCAACCAACAAGCTTACTTATTTTCTCGAAGTGGCGAAAATATAATTAATGGTAATGCTTTAGATGTGTTGGATGAAATGCTTGATGAGCGACGACCCAAAGAACTTATAAACGTTGATCTTCCGTTAGCTAACAGCGGGGCCATGGGCTTTTTTTCTTATGAGCTAAATCAATATTTTGAAAAATTGCCGACTATGCCAACATCTAGCCATTATTTACCAGATATTTTTTTATGCTTTTATACAACTTTAATTGTTTATGACTATTTGACTAATGAAGCTACTTTAATTATCTATGGTCAAAGTCCTGAGCAGTGCCAAACAAGACTGCAAGCGGCTCAAAAACAACTAGAACGCTTTACTAGTAGCTTTGCAGTCAATTTTTCTAACTTAAATATTGAGCTTAAAAAATTAAGATATCACTCAACTTTTAACAAAACCGCTTATTTACAAGCAGTTGAGAAAATAAAAAACTATATTGCCGAAGGAGATATTTACCAGGCTAACTTAACTCAACAGTTTCAAATTGAATTAGAAAACTTAACAGCACAAGAAATTTTTCTTCGCCTAAGAAAATATTTTCCTGTCCCTTTTAGTGCTTATCTAAAAACTCCTGATTGGGCCGTAGTCAGTGCTTCGCCAGAAAGATTTCTTCATCGTCAAGGAAAAAATATTGCTGCTTACCCAATTAAAGGAACTCGTCCACGAGGCAAAGATTTTGCGTCGGATAAAGAATTAGCAGCAGAATTACAAAGCAGTGAAAAAGACATTGCAGAAAATATTATGATTGTTGATTTGCTACGTAATGATTTGGGCAGAATTTCAGAGCTAGGAACGATTGATGCGAGCAATGTTTTATCGCTTCAAGCCTTACCAACAGTATTTCATTTAGTTTCTAAAGTTAGTGGGCAAATAAAAGAAAACACAAAGTTTAGTGAGATATTAAGAGCAACTTTTCCCTGTGGTTCAATTACAGGTGCGCCAAAAATCAGAGCGATGGAGATTTTATCTAAAATAGAGCCATTAAAACGGGGTTTGTCGATGGGTGCAATAGGTTGGGTTGGCTATGATGGGGATTTAGATTTAAGCGTAGCTATTCGCACTCTATTTATACAAAATAATTGCGGCTATTTTAATGTTGGAGGTGGAATTGTTGCTGATTCTGACCCGCTGGCAGAATACCAAGAATCATTAATAAAAGCTGAAGCAATGTTTCAAGCTATTGGGCTGAAAGTCTAA